From Mytilus edulis chromosome 9, xbMytEdul2.2, whole genome shotgun sequence, the proteins below share one genomic window:
- the LOC139487722 gene encoding uncharacterized protein isoform X4 translates to MDSMAELSDSSIIALSSVLGIFGLLITCGVAVYCRKKYVYSKRTYVNGTKSPRAVPSAYIAPPEKHYVTNGYPSSPDKANLNIPQPEIGIESSTQPEQRKENEIKPEPVHVPVTVQTVPKPNSYVKNAKNKKGFGDHVVQREASYKLHDPELLVQRNNSYKILDESRHTGRARSYIQYEGARPEYVVRQRGYKMHEPRYQARRVAHTYGTWRHQPEIVNARPIMELNGGRPVAETLTTRARPVRIVQSVPPMPIRTVRPQTVGRPVIVRRTIETERPYNTPVHGYIPRHRLGQYRPKVIDSYVAPSRIGEHVYPLSEPGGYRDVMIEPVYQTIKKIPPPPYPGKVYERERVPVEKKTGTFRQQDIIERRLQ, encoded by the exons ATGG attctATGGCCGAATTGTCCGATTCATCAATTATAGCACTTAGTTCTGTATTGGGAATTTTCGGATTACTTATAACTTGTGGAGTAGCGGTATATTGTCGCAA GAAGTATGTTTACAGTAAAAGAACATACGTGAACGGGACAAAGTCACCAAGGGCAGTACCATCGGCCTACATTGCTCCTCCAGAGAAACATTACGTCACAAACGGCTACCCAAGTAGTCCAGACAAAGCTAACCTAAACATACCTCAACCAGAAATAGGAATAGAAAGTTCGACACAGCCAGAACAACGAAAAGAAAACGAAATAAAACCAGAACCTGTACATGTGCCTGTAACAGTACAGACTGTACCAAAACCAAATAGCTatgttaaaaatgccaaaaataagAAAGGCTTTGGTGATCATGTAGTTCAAAGGGAAGCGAGTTACAAGTTACATGATCCTGAATTACTTGTTCAACGTAAtaacagttacaaaatattagatgAAAGTCGTCATACGGGAAGAGCACGAAGTTACATTCAATATGAAGGAGCAAGGCCTGAATATGTCGTTCGGCAAAGAGGATATAAGATGCACGAACCGAGATATCAAGCCAGGCGAGTGGCCCATACATATGGTACATGGAGGCATCAACCAGAAATAGTCAATGCCCGGCCTATTATGGAACTGAACGGTGGACGACCAGTAGCAGAAACGTTAACTACACGAGCAAGACCAGTAAGAATTGTTCAGTCGGTGCCTCCAATGCCAATTCGAACGGTTAGACCTCAAACTGTTGGACGGCCTGTTATCGTACGTCGAACAATCGAAACAGAGAGGCCTTACAATACACCAGTTCATGGATATATTCCTCGACATCGCCTCGGACAATATCGACCAAAAGTTATAGACAGCTACGTAGCACCTAGTAGGATAGGAGAACATGTGTATCCTTTATCAGAACCAGGAGGTTATAGGGACGTAATGATAGAACCCGTGTACCAAACTA TTAAAAAGATTCCTCCACCTCCATACCCAGGAAAAGT GTATGAAAGGGAAAGGGTTCCAGTTGAAAAG